CTTGTCTGGGCGTGGGGTCACCAGCTCCTTCAGGGGCCTCCTTAAACCTTTGAGAATGAGGGACAATAACACAGTAAGAGACAAGCATAAGAAAGTAAGTTTTATTCATATTGCGCATTTGTTATGCATAGTGCTACCCAAAGTAATTCATGTGAATATAATTCTCTTCATAAGAAATGAGTTAAAGGAATGGGCGATGTTCAATTCTGCACTCACATAGTGTCTGTCTTCTCAGCGTCCCACTCTCGTCTCCACTGGCCCGTGGCATTACGATGGCGTGCCAGCCGCTCCTCGTCAATCTGCTCCCGTTCCTTTTTCCAGCGCAGATACTCGGCACGCTCTCGGCCCGTCATGGACAGGGTCATGTCCACTGAGCCTTTGCCTCCTGACCGGTGACTCTGATAATGGAAAAGCAAAGAAAGTCAGCTTTCAGTCTACAATTTCCTGCCAAAACATCAACATGTGAGGCTCATGAGGGTTGTTTTTCTAACTTGATAGCACCAGTGCCCCTTATAGATGACAGAAtggaaaataatgtttttttcatggcCAAAGAAGATGCTGGAAACTATTTTGAGACGTCTATTGCTGCAAGGCAGGCAATTAGCATAAAGCTCACTTAACTTTTCACTTGGGTGCCAAATAACCACAAGGGGGTGCTAAATATTTGCTAAAACGGAGGATTTCATTCCCTGGCTTAATTATAGGGCTGTAAATGGGCTTGTGAAGTCATCTGAGCATGTATTTCACGGATCAAAGTTGCACACATCTAATCTatgttaacatcagagaacaagaTGAAACACTACAATCATCCATTCTGCATCATCTATAACGTTACGATGTGCAAGCGGTGGGGAGTTTCCTCCACCAGGTCCTTTAATTACATATAACAAGAGGACAACTCAAAGACCATTATCTCACTTATCACCCAGTTGCCACTAAAGGCAGTAGTCCTTGCAACAAGCGGTTCAGTTTAAAAATAAGCCGACTTGTTCAGTTTGTTGTACTGCTTTTTGGCCCTGACCGTGATAAGGGTGGGCATTTAGCTTGTTTGCAGTTGATTCCATTGCGTAGCCTGCTTCCAGACCCAACCGCCGTTTTCCATTCAATGAGCATACATCAGATCTACAGTGCGTCATAAGTGTCCCGTTATTCAGAATTAATAGCCACCATACAGCCAATCAATCAGAAAAGAGTATTTCCTCTCTTTGGGTGACAAGGGAGCTTAATTTACCATccactccttctccatctctgctcCTGTCTTCACACTCTCAAAGTCCAGCCCACCCCAGTTGCGGACGTGCCGGCGGCTGCCCTCTTTGCGATCCATGTCTGGGACCGGGCCAGAACGACGTGGGTCATCTAGAAAGTTTCTGATGGGTTTATCACTATcggcctgaaaaaaaaaaaaaaagaaacttgacTTTTAAAAGACAAAGCAAAACTATGATATGAAAAAAGGAACAGGGCttttaaaccacatatataCCTTTTGACCTCTTTCATATTCAGCGattttctccatctcctcattCATCATAGCAATGTtctgtctccttttctcctcccaCTCCTGACAGAGAGCAAGAACCCATCAATAATCAAGAAAATAACTAGAGAAGAGGTGAAGATACATTTGTCAAGTTGGTACTTATGCCCTTTAAAATGCTTTGCCCTTTTACCCTATATCCCTGAATGATATTGCAAAAACAATGATTTAAATGGTTAAGTATTAAGTATCATCTTGTGCTCTCCGAGTAGGAGGGCTGTAAATGAGAAAAGAttaaaggcccgttcacaccaagaacgataacgataacaataactataaataaatatcgctctcgttaatatgaatgacaacgttcacacataaactataacgataacgacatgaagaacgatatcgttgctgatcactttcagagcaattttgagaacgataaaaagctaacagccaatcagaacccataatattctagccatcacattcattaacatgtggagagacttttcttatcgttggccagtgtggacgcttttatcgttatggttatagttatcgttatcgttatcgttcttagtgtgaacggccctttacctTAGATtttctgtctgtgcctgtgcctgggcctgggcctgggcctgggccACCTCGCCCTCTCTTCCCACCGCGTGGAGCGCGACCCCCTCGGGCcggcctctctcccccctcatcGTCTCTCGGTGGTCGGTCAGAGTGGGGGTCGTGTCTCTCTGGCCGGTAGTCTTGTCTGTCCGGCCGGGGGTCCCTCCTCTCTGGCCGAGGACCTCCACCTCTCTGCCCGCCCCTTGACCACACCATCCCAGGCCTGTGAGACGGGCCATCACCACCTGACCGGGGAGCATCACCACCCGACCGGTGAGCATCACCACCTGACCGGTGAGCATCACCACCTGACCGGGGAGCGTCACCACCTGACCGGGGAGCATCGCCCCTCTCTGAGGCGTGCGGTGCTGCTGCTTTCCGGTCATTTACCACACGGTTTTCCTGCAGGGCCACAAGAAAGCATTAGTACACATGCAAAAACTAGAAACAACATCCATGTCACAGCCTGACTTTTGGGAGTCAAAGTAATGTCCATAGTTGCATACTAGTTTGAAGAAGTTAATAGATGATAATTATGGGCTTGACGATCACCATCCACAAAGATGTTTTCTGGTGCCACTGTACATCCATGTTGCACCACTGCACAAAAGccaagtagcctactgtgtttgaTCATTAATGCGTATGCTGTAGGAGGGGGAGTCTTACCGCTCCGGGTTTGGAGAGGTCTACTGTCACAGTGAAACCTTCCTTCTCAGGCTTTGGCCAGTCATCTTGCTCATGGCCACGGGTCCTTCGGGGAACTGTGATAGCGACACCTTCATCCTCTGCCTTTTTCTTGTCTTCCTCTATTTCCTatttagaaaatacaaaaaggcCCATATATTTTTCTTAACCTTCCACATTTTGAAAACCAAATTCATCAGCAGTCGTATTTTCATTTTTACAACATAAACCAACAAAAATCTATAGGTTGACAACTAACTACAGATAACAAGTTGAGGAGCTAGGATGGATATCAGGTGTAACGCAACCAAATAACCACTGAGAAATTGTTTAAAGGGTACACCACTTCCAGACGTATGTTGTTTGTAAACGTTTCAATTAAGTGAAACGTTGACTACAAAATCAttagtttcaatttttttttttccaaaatgaTCAGATTAACTGACAATccagtgaaaatgtaaaaatactTTACAGCACAACATTGTTAAATTATACTGCACACCAGTTTCATCATTGTATACTGTTCTTGTTGTGCTGTTAAGGTTTAATACAAGTCTTTTAttaaagcgtcagccaaatgtaatgtaatttagTTCACTAGGTTTTAAAACAATACtcttggccccagccgtggcgcgactggctggggcacctgcaccgcacgccggcgacccgggttcgttcccgccccgtggtcctttccggatcccacccctgctctctctcctgctcatttcctgtcatactctctactgtcctgtccaattattaaaggcataaaaagccccaaaaaataatctaaaaaaaaaaaaaaacaatactctTGACTGCAGTTTTAATCAAACTCACCTGATACCTCCTGACTAGAGCCTGGTTCTTTTTGCGAAGTGCTTCGATCCGTCTGTCAAGCTCAGCATCCTTTTCCTCCTTGGTCTTAATTTCAACGGCAGCAGACTAGAACCAACAAGTGCCAGTGAATTTCACAAATACAGTTCAaatacaaacataacataaaacatAACAATGTATTAACTGTTCTAAGTCACTGGTTTTCAGTATGCGGCTGAAAGATTGTTGTTCAGTAGTATTGTTCAACTAGTTAAAACAAaatagggtcattccgtgtcaaatcacccagtgccggaaagtgaccctctccgaaaaaatctgaaataaatcacaggtgtttgtagactagacctatgcacaaatctgaaatagtatacctggatcactaatggtttaaaatctacagccctttgaagcttcaagtcattttaagcattgtggtgaacagtccattttggtcaacttgcaacgttattggttcttttggtatttcacacacatcagtgaaactatgtgaatggaagcacattttcctgttgaattaagaaatctaatcagatgagacgtgtcttgtgtaatttcccctctgcaaagctctgaaaatggctataaattcattatgtgaaaagacatcatcacttttgaaggcttctcattcgaaaggtatgtgccacaaatttcatcaggtttttttcccactcatatatggactataaggtcatgtccatgcatcaactttggttgtaatcgttgtcatattgtcagagcattttgttttaattgggcttgattttcaaaaagcccattttcgtcctatcatttcaccatgtggacagttaacaggattttttttaattttaccatatcacattttgtatgtgaggatcatctgtccaaaatgtgggcttgttgctgagtttctttattggagatatgatttttggaaaatattctctataaatccactgaacttgcattggatctgcagtactactttgcaccacatgggatgctcttttaatacaatggaagtcaatggaagagtaagagattcacttgtttgctgcacatatccaatctaaacacacattttatggttcatagttgaattgctccaagtaatgattgcaacatgaacaacatactactcataaataaatcttatttagctaaataaactgatcaagctaaatatacacacataagactgactgttcatacatgcagcaagaggatttagcttgccatctttgtaacagttttctacaccaccatagaagttggaaaatgaaagtcatgaacatattgaagaaaaaaggggtttcaagaattcagtgcattatcagatgcagaaaaagcgtcagatgcagtttagagcaggtatttcacttgatgaagatgaccatgcaagtttccatcacataaaagttttaatcaaaaggtatgagggctcaaaacgctattgcctggatccaagacgcattcatgaaaaggagataactcatcaagtatcttgtatgtatgatgaccagtcagtcttatatgtgtataatttgcttgatccgcttattttctctaaataagatttatttatgagtagtatgttgttcatgttgcaataattacttggagaaatttaactatgaaccataaaatgtgtgtttagattggatatgtgcagcaaacaagtgaatctcttactcttccattgacttccattgtattaaaagagcatcccatgtggtgcaaattggtactgcagatccaatgcaagttcagtggatttatagagaatattttccaaaaatcatatctccaataaaggaactcagcaacaagcccacattttggacagatgatcctcacatacagaatgtgatatggtaaaatttaaaaaaaatcctgttaactgtccacatggtgaaatgataggacgaaaatgggctttttgaaaatcaagcccaattaaaacaaaatgctctgacaatatgacaacgattacaaccaaagttgatgcatggacatgaccttatagtccatatatgagtgggaaaaaaacctgatgaaatttgtggcacatacctttcgaatgagaagccttcaaaagtgatgatgtcttttcacataatgaatttatagccattttcagagctttgcagaggggaaattacacaagacacgtctcatctgattagatttcttaattcaacaggaaaatttgcttccattcacatagtttcactgatgtgtgtgaaataccaaaagaaccaataacgttgcaagttgaccaaaaaggattgttcaccacaatgcttaaaatgacttgaagcttcaaagggctgcagtttttaaaccattagtgatccagacatactatttaagatttgtgcataggtctagtctacaaacacctgtgatttatttcagatttttttggagagggtcactttccaaatgtagctgaaattgggtgatttgacacggaatgacccaataTGTTTGTGTGGACAACAATATAGGGAAATGTGGATGTGGAGAATAATAATATGATGTGATATCTTCACTAATGCAACTGTTCAGGACAACAGACAATAGGATTTCGAAGTAGCAGTGTTGGTGCTGGTTGTAACCTGAGGAACCGATCAAGGCCCTTCCCAAATCACTAGAACTACTCTATCAGACACCTGAGAACCTATGGTACTCTATATCAGACACCTATGGTAGCCTAGTTACCAAGACAGTGACGTGTTAAGGTAGGCCTCAGTTTCCTACCTACAGGTAACCTATTTAGGAACTTACCATGGCTAACAGCCCTTGTTGACGTGCCGATTTTACTTCTGCTGTTGCTCAGGAATCTCTGGGATAGTTCGTGGTCACTAGTTCAGAATAACACAGACAGTATCAAAACTTTACCCAGTCGATCTGCAATGACTATACCAAACCATACGGTAATTTCAGGTTTGCGTAGGCTAAACCCACCACAAGTCAATAAACTAACAAATTGCACAACAGCGTTTACAACGTGCCCCTGTTTAAGCAGCTCAGAGGTGTAAAGAACCAGTGTTTATGTGATCATTCCCTGAAACTATCTCCTAGACTGTCGTCTGTTAGCATGTTGCTCATATACACATTCTCAATTTCTGAAGTGTGTCTATCGAAAACTCAAACACGTATCTGACAGGCTCGCTTCATTACATCCACAAGGACATATCTCGGGGTAAGGAAACACAAAGTGTAAACATTTTGCAAGCTTCTGTGTACCGTTGACAGTCCACAGATGTGCTTATGTATCAGGCTAAATCTACAGCCAGCGTGCGTAGCTAATCCTCCTCTCAAATTGGCTCTCTCCTACAAGCCAATCAGATTACCTTGAAAGCGGGACAATgttaacaacaaaaacaggtCCTTCACATTCACTTGACCAACAAACACAACCAAATACTTAAGACACGTTAGCTGTAACATTTCAAGCGTATTGTTCATGGCATCTCAGTACAGTAGCCTTATGGGCACTGGCTATTAAGGTTTAATACTATCGTTACAAGTAAGGCTGAACGTAAAATATCAGACTGAGCAGGCTAGAATATTCGCATCTTGCAACATTTGTTTACCTGTGTCTAGAAGTATCATCCGCTGCGCTACAAACTGTTCGGAGCGTTACAAAGTATCAATTTGTTTTCTACCGAACTTACGCGTACAGCTGCGTTCCACGGGTCTATCAGTAAAGCAACGATAGCTTGTTTCACTTCCGGGTAAACATCTTCTTCTCGTTTGGGGCATGTTAGTGGCACCTCGTCCTTTCAGATGAATACTGCCACCCACTGTGTAAGGGTTGCTCTACACAAGTGACTAATCTGAGTCTGAGTCTACCTCAGCCATCTGTTGGCTTCTAGTTGATGAAGAGCTCTTCTCTGTATAGTGCATATTGATAACATGGCAAATAACTTAGACTTTAGTTTAGGGGTGGCTACACAGCATATGACATTTCTATGAATATAGACCTCTTTTATTGTCCTTGAGTGTTTCTGTTTAGCCTTATTCAACAATCACATTGTTGAATATGTTTTATTGTTGAGTTTTAAAGTGATTTCCATGCGATCGCTGTGTGGCTACAATCTGTCTTTTCAGCTTTCTCATTGATATATTTAGATCAATCATATCTTCACTTTTATTCAGGTGTTGTGTTATCCCATTTTCATGGTTTCAATACTGAAAGGTTTTTGATTGTAGTCCAGAGGAGAAGGCTATACCCCCTGACatctatttttttatgttttacattcttaaatataaacaaaaatgCACTCACAGACAGTTGATACCCAggcaaaagggggggggggcaggggggtcacaaataacaacaaagaagaagaaaataagaagacaggagaagagggagaggaagggcatGGTCACCTAACCAAACTCCAGGGGGTTCACAGAGCGCATCCAAAGGGTGATGAGTAAACTATTTACAAGACCTGAATGAAACTTCATCATGAACTGGAAAGAGGAAAGCATGCCCC
The Sardina pilchardus chromosome 13, fSarPil1.1, whole genome shotgun sequence genome window above contains:
- the ccdc9 gene encoding coiled-coil domain-containing protein 9 isoform X1 — its product is MSAAVEIKTKEEKDAELDRRIEALRKKNQALVRRYQEIEEDKKKAEDEGVAITVPRRTRGHEQDDWPKPEKEGFTVTVDLSKPGAENRVVNDRKAAAPHASERGDAPRSGGDAPRSGGDAHRSGGDAHRSGGDAPRSGGDGPSHRPGMVWSRGGQRGGGPRPERRDPRPDRQDYRPERHDPHSDRPPRDDEGGERPARGGRAPRGGKRGRGGPGPGPGPGTGTDRKSKEWEEKRRQNIAMMNEEMEKIAEYERGQKADSDKPIRNFLDDPRRSGPVPDMDRKEGSRRHVRNWGGLDFESVKTGAEMEKEWMSHRSGGKGSVDMTLSMTGRERAEYLRWKKEREQIDEERLARHRNATGQWRREWDAEKTDTMFKEAPEGAGDPTPRQGGRRDENKRPPRAPKFGDFLGSGPRDGDRKGRVPKKGRGQDNYSMHDNRWKSEKEEEKGQEEEQETGKEKEKPSKETTEVKAEEGKPAPAVTPESGPAEEDEDEWEDASDGDDEDDLEDAPDTPPRPPATSSPKERRAPAVRIPPPQDAQASPEGGKPLSPFSPLEGHQPVTDWGEEMEMLSPRTSMEESPLRPSSSSETNTSQENKGQDSTAHTEDSAVAAEEVDETTEAPAEEAIQQSDSSLPPKEEETDDVTAEAPNASKETDAEEVEDVVSPTTEPQPNEAEENASDQPASG
- the ccdc9 gene encoding coiled-coil domain-containing protein 9 isoform X2, giving the protein MSAAVEIKTKEEKDAELDRRIEALRKKNQALVRRYQEIEEDKKKAEDEGVAITVPRRTRGHEQDDWPKPEKEGFTVTVDLSKPGAENRVVNDRKAAAPHASERGDAPRSGGDAPRSGGDAHRSGGDAHRSGGDAPRSGGDGPSHRPGMVWSRGGQRGGGPRPERRDPRPDRQDYRPERHDPHSDRPPRDDEGGERPARGGRAPRGGKRGRGGPGPGPGPGTGTDRKSKEWEEKRRQNIAMMNEEMEKIAEYERGQKADSDKPIRNFLDDPRRSGPVPDMDRKEGSRRHVRNWGGLDFESVKTGAEMEKEWMSHRSGGKGSVDMTLSMTGRERAEYLRWKKEREQIDEERLARHRNATGQWRREWDAEKTDTMFKEAPEGAGDPTPRQGGRRDENKRPPRAPKFGDFLGSGPRDGDRKGRVPKKGRGQDNYSMHDNRWKSEKEEEKGQEEEQETGKEKEKPSKETTEVKAEEGKPAPAVTPESGPAEEDEDEWEDASDGDDEDDLEDAPDTPPRPPATSSPKERRAPAVRIPPPQDAQASPEGEDSAVAAEEVDETTEAPAEEAIQQSDSSLPPKEEETDDVTAEAPNASKETDAEEVEDVVSPTTEPQPNEAEENASDQPASG